Proteins from one Cryptomeria japonica chromosome 4, Sugi_1.0, whole genome shotgun sequence genomic window:
- the LOC131061127 gene encoding mRNA-decapping enzyme subunit 2-like, whose translation MGKKSTRSITSFGYLYPSEEIMQELYVNFVQDMDPEEVDFMPSLMFQVEQAHWHYEDNIVDQNPRLKSLSIKDFTYFFFKSCDLFKTYHANHVNDILDEFVAFKHSVPVAGSIILDQSKQRCLLVRGWKSNSWSFPRGKREDPDEEDHICAIRETMEEVGYDISSFLNVNDLIEHSQEKQRVVLYIIKGVDEKYRFEPRTKKEVSEIAWHPLRIMGRKRNKYFMVGPFLRKLEKWIKRNPTTSSTTPLKEIGEISTIWKADKEQINSTPRRFSITPNAKINTPNTFQMGPSTKFINLRNHTTSSTIPLSQTREICTIWKAHKEQINSTPRSFSITPNAKMNTPNTFQMGSSNPSREVQNSTPNSTQKCPSTPRWSKSNINNSIQRSSSRCWNSQTTSPYSSSSPYPPPRSSYPKTNSRYSTTSPYPHRSSYLSTSPYPPRYHHPNSSPYPRSVVKASNGSLWIYQKVEK comes from the coding sequence ATGGGGAAAAAATCGACTAGGAGTATCACATCTTTTGGGTATCTGTATCCTTCAgaggagatcatgcaagaattgtATGTTAATTTTGTTCAAGATATGGATCCAGAAGAAGTAGACTTCATGCCAAGCCTAATGTTTCAAGTAGAGCAAGCTCACTGGCACTATGAGGACAATATAGTAGATCAAAATCCTCGTCTCAAGTCCCTTAGCATAAAGGACTTTACCTATTTTTTCTTTAAGAGTTGTGATCTATTTAAAACTTACCATGCTAACCATGTAAATGATATCCTTGATGAATTCGTGGCCTTTAAGCATTCTGTTCCAGTAGCTGGCTCAATAATTTTGGACCAGTCTAAGCAGAGGTGTTTGCTTGTGAGGGGCTGGAAGAGTAATTCTTGGAGTTTTCCTAGGGGAAAGAGGGAAGATCCAGATGAAGAAGACCACATATGTGCTATTAGAGAAACCATGGAAGAGGTAGGATATGATATaagttcctttttgaatgtcaatgacctcattgagcattctcaagagAAGCAACGAGTGGTTTTGTATATTATCAAAGGAGTGGATGAGAAATATCGATTTGAACCGAGGACTAAGAAGGAAGTCAGTGAAATTGCTTGGCATCCACTCCGGATCATGGGAAGAAAACGCAACAAGTATTTTATGGTTGGCCCATTTCTACGCAAATTGGAGAAGTGGATTAAAAGAAATCCCACAACCTCATCTACAACACCATTGAAAGAAATTGGTGAGATATCTACTATTTGGAAAGCTGATAAAGAACAAATTAATTCAACTCCAAGGAGGTTTTCTATAACACCCAATGCTAAAATTAATACTCCTAACACTTTTCAAATGGGTCCTTCAACTAAGTTTATTAATTTAAGAAATCACACAACCTCATCTACAATACCATTGAGTCAAACTAGGGAGATATGCACTATTTGGAAAGCTCATAAAGAACAAATTAATTCGACTCCAAGGAGTTTTTCTATAACACCCAATGCTAAAATGAATACTCCTAACACTTTTCAAATGGGTTCTTCAAATCCTTCTAGAGAGGTTCAAAATAGTACCCCTAATTCTACTCAAAAGTGTCCATCCACTCCTAGATGGAGTAAAAGTAATATCAATAATTCTATTCAAAGGAGTTCCAGTCGTTGTTGGAATTCTCAAACTACTTCTCCTTATTCAAGTAGTTCTCCTTATCCACCACCTAGATCTTCGTATCCTAAAACCAACTCTCGTTATTCAACTACTTCTCCTTATCCACATAGATCTTCATATTTAAGTACTTCTCCTTATCCACCTAGATATCATCATCCAAATAGTTCTCCTTATCCTAGAAGTGTTGTCAAGGCTTCAAATGGATCTTTGTGGATATAtcaaaaagtagaaaaatag